One window from the genome of Campylobacter concisus encodes:
- the clpP gene encoding ATP-dependent Clp endopeptidase proteolytic subunit ClpP, with translation MSYYVPVVVERTSRGERSYDIYSRLLKDRIVMLSGEIEDGMAASIVAQLLFLEAEDPDKDIYLYINSPGGVITSGFSIYDTMNYIKPDVCTICIGQAASMGAFLLSCGAPGKRYALPNSRIMIHQPLGGARGQATDIEIQAREILRMKEILNGILAKNTGQKLSKIVKDTERDFFMSSAEAKEYGLVDKILEKSFK, from the coding sequence ATGAGCTATTACGTTCCTGTCGTAGTTGAAAGAACTAGTAGAGGTGAGCGAAGCTATGATATATACTCCCGTCTTTTAAAAGACAGGATCGTTATGCTAAGTGGTGAGATAGAGGACGGTATGGCCGCTTCTATTGTCGCCCAGCTTCTATTTTTAGAGGCTGAAGATCCAGATAAAGATATCTATCTATATATAAACTCACCAGGTGGCGTTATAACAAGTGGCTTTAGCATCTATGATACGATGAATTACATAAAGCCAGATGTTTGCACGATCTGTATCGGCCAAGCTGCTAGCATGGGTGCATTTTTGCTAAGCTGTGGCGCACCAGGTAAAAGATATGCACTGCCAAATTCTCGCATCATGATACATCAACCACTTGGCGGTGCTAGAGGACAAGCGACTGATATCGAGATACAAGCTCGTGAAATTTTGCGTATGAAAGAGATTTTAAATGGAATTTTGGCCAAAAATACAGGTCAAAAGCTAAGTAAGATCGTAAAAGATACTGAACGTGACTTCTTTATGAGTTCGGCCGAAGCCAAAGAGTACGGACTTGTTGATAAAATTTTGGAGAAAAGTTTTAAATAA
- the def gene encoding peptide deformylase, whose protein sequence is MILEVLSYPNKKLYEVSKEVKIFDEELHKLLDDMYDTMIAKEGIGLAAIQIGVAKRIFIINLANDEGVQDKENLIEIINPKFELREGECIYQEGCLSVPGYYEDVKRNEVVAIKYQDRFGKEQSLKADGLLAIAIQHENDHLDGHLFIEKIGFNKRKKFDKEYKKQKKEKVS, encoded by the coding sequence TTGATCTTAGAGGTTTTATCTTATCCAAATAAAAAGCTTTATGAAGTCTCAAAAGAGGTTAAAATTTTTGACGAGGAACTTCACAAACTACTTGATGATATGTATGATACGATGATTGCAAAAGAAGGCATCGGCCTTGCTGCTATTCAGATAGGTGTTGCAAAAAGAATTTTTATTATAAATCTAGCCAATGACGAGGGCGTACAAGATAAAGAAAATTTAATCGAGATCATAAATCCAAAATTTGAACTACGCGAAGGAGAATGCATATATCAAGAGGGTTGCCTTAGTGTGCCTGGATATTATGAAGATGTAAAAAGAAATGAGGTTGTGGCTATCAAATATCAAGACCGCTTTGGCAAAGAGCAAAGTTTAAAGGCTGATGGGCTTTTGGCTATCGCTATCCAGCATGAAAATGATCATTTAGATGGACATCTTTTTATAGAAAAAATCGGCTTTAATAAACGTAAAAAATTTGATAAGGAATACAAAAAGCAAAAAAAAGAAAAAGTTTCATGA
- the folE gene encoding GTP cyclohydrolase I FolE, with protein sequence MQESFENSVKNMLTIIGEDPNREGLIKTPERVYKAFKFLTSGYDQDPKEVLGDALFTSSNNEMVLMRNIEFYSLCEHHLLPIIGRVHVAYIPNGKVVGLSKIPRMVNIYARRLQIQEQMTEQIAKALEDVIAPKGVGVVVEARHMCVEMRGVEKINSTTTTSALRGCFIKNADTRREFFSLINSPRETHF encoded by the coding sequence ATGCAAGAGAGTTTTGAAAATTCAGTTAAAAATATGCTAACTATCATCGGTGAAGATCCAAACAGAGAGGGGCTTATAAAAACCCCAGAGCGCGTTTATAAAGCTTTTAAATTTCTAACTAGCGGATACGATCAGGACCCAAAAGAAGTCCTTGGTGACGCTCTTTTTACTAGCTCAAACAACGAAATGGTTTTAATGCGAAACATCGAGTTTTACAGCCTTTGTGAGCACCATTTGCTGCCTATCATCGGCCGCGTGCATGTCGCATATATCCCAAATGGCAAGGTCGTTGGCCTTAGTAAAATTCCACGCATGGTAAATATCTACGCCAGACGCTTGCAAATTCAAGAGCAGATGACCGAGCAGATCGCAAAGGCGCTTGAGGACGTTATCGCTCCAAAAGGCGTTGGAGTAGTCGTCGAGGCTAGGCACATGTGCGTTGAGATGAGAGGTGTGGAGAAGATAAACTCGACTACTACGACCTCTGCGCTTAGAGGCTGCTTTATCAAAAACGCAGACACAAGACGAGAGTTTTTCTCGCTGATAAATTCGCCTAGGGAAACGCATTTTTGA
- a CDS encoding GGDEF domain-containing protein: protein MIKIDNAPDPKKKAVEVKHILEKEKVDIYRFSENVLHELSDDNVPSTPNNYSIYFEKMLDGQPDEFRKEIGDIIVANSEISVPTNGNISIEKEIKQGFIQIKSMLQAVVLIYKNLGIMRGLVQKRMDALKNNTNILALQNVLSAFNHDLIKLNSLMDKHLDVIKVSYDEVAKMLKSIEEQSIYDTTYDVYNKKFLVATVQSEVEAVKRYGYNASFLLVRAKDRFTNRVKNLKERNNMYKAISQLLLRTSRRSDIVAHYGDGCFAMVMKYTDENGTKQAGSRILNMLSSIPWKIDGEECKLDIQVVSSMITKTRSAEELISYSLDQLMLTQDDEQPIFLGE, encoded by the coding sequence GTGATAAAGATAGATAATGCACCAGACCCTAAGAAAAAAGCGGTTGAGGTAAAACATATTCTAGAAAAAGAAAAGGTAGATATCTACAGATTTTCAGAAAATGTTTTGCATGAATTAAGCGATGATAATGTTCCATCTACGCCAAATAATTATTCTATTTATTTTGAGAAAATGCTTGATGGACAGCCTGATGAATTTAGAAAAGAGATCGGTGATATTATAGTCGCAAATTCTGAAATTTCAGTGCCTACAAATGGTAATATCTCTATTGAAAAAGAGATAAAGCAAGGATTTATCCAGATAAAAAGCATGCTTCAAGCCGTGGTACTAATCTATAAAAATTTAGGCATCATGAGAGGCCTAGTGCAAAAGCGCATGGATGCACTCAAAAATAATACAAATATCCTAGCTCTTCAAAATGTTTTAAGTGCATTTAATCATGACCTAATAAAATTAAATAGCCTTATGGATAAGCATCTTGATGTCATTAAAGTAAGCTATGACGAAGTAGCCAAGATGCTTAAATCTATTGAAGAGCAGTCGATTTATGATACGACATATGACGTCTATAATAAAAAATTTTTAGTAGCCACAGTGCAAAGTGAAGTAGAAGCTGTTAAAAGATATGGCTATAACGCATCGTTTTTACTAGTAAGAGCAAAAGATAGATTTACAAATCGTGTTAAAAATTTAAAAGAGCGAAACAATATGTATAAAGCTATATCACAGCTTCTTTTAAGAACTTCTAGAAGAAGCGATATAGTAGCTCATTACGGAGATGGCTGTTTTGCTATGGTTATGAAATATACTGATGAAAATGGTACAAAACAAGCCGGTAGTAGAATTTTAAATATGCTTTCATCTATACCTTGGAAGATAGATGGTGAAGAGTGCAAGCTTGACATCCAAGTGGTTTCAAGCATGATAACAAAGACAAGAAGTGCTGAAGAATTAATCTCTTACTCGTTAGATCAACTAATGCTAACACAAGATGATGAGCAGCCTATATTTTTGGGTGAATAA
- the tig gene encoding trigger factor — MEIKTKALDSVNTLASTTISADAIKSSVEKLAKKAAKTMKVDGFRQGHVPVAVVLKRYEKELTNDAEQDVLRDVVEEAIKKAGKKNDDLIGEPIVSKFDRKDDKIDVELTVSFKPSVDVSGYESLIPEFSNPRVLKKDIDEKKAELLKMIAPLEKVEGKRGLKVGDFAKFDFEGFVDGVAFEGGKAENYVLEIGSNQFIPGFEDGMVGIKAGGEKDIEVKFPENYGAAHLAGKDAVFKVKLHEIQERKIPEKLDEEMLKTILPNEEKPTEELLEERIKEQIRQEKIYKLINEELKPKFAEAAVEKFKFDVPKNIVEQEIDMQFRNAWSSFTPDDMKKFREDKDALAKKRDEYRKDAENSVRLTFIIDELARVRGVKVSDQEVVQAIYFEAYRSGQDPKAHLEMYRNQGMLPAIKMSMIEEKLFSELFNKEKDEKKASKKEKAE; from the coding sequence ATGGAAATCAAAACAAAAGCTCTAGATAGCGTAAATACCCTAGCTAGCACAACTATAAGTGCAGATGCTATAAAGTCTAGCGTAGAAAAACTAGCAAAAAAAGCGGCAAAAACTATGAAAGTAGATGGCTTTAGACAAGGTCATGTGCCAGTCGCTGTCGTGCTAAAACGCTACGAGAAAGAGCTGACAAACGACGCTGAGCAAGATGTCTTAAGAGATGTAGTCGAAGAGGCTATCAAAAAAGCAGGCAAGAAAAATGACGACCTTATCGGCGAGCCTATCGTTTCAAAATTTGATAGAAAAGATGACAAGATCGACGTTGAGCTAACAGTTTCATTTAAGCCAAGTGTCGATGTGAGCGGCTATGAGAGCTTGATACCTGAGTTTTCAAACCCACGCGTTTTGAAAAAAGATATCGATGAGAAAAAAGCTGAACTTTTAAAAATGATAGCTCCACTTGAAAAAGTAGAAGGCAAAAGAGGCCTAAAAGTAGGCGATTTTGCTAAATTTGACTTTGAAGGCTTTGTTGATGGCGTTGCATTTGAAGGTGGCAAGGCTGAAAACTACGTGCTTGAGATCGGCTCAAACCAATTCATCCCAGGCTTTGAAGATGGCATGGTAGGCATAAAAGCTGGCGGCGAAAAAGATATCGAGGTTAAATTTCCAGAGAACTACGGCGCTGCACATTTAGCTGGCAAAGATGCTGTTTTTAAAGTCAAACTTCATGAAATTCAAGAGAGAAAGATCCCTGAAAAACTAGACGAAGAGATGCTAAAAACTATCCTTCCAAACGAAGAAAAACCAACTGAAGAGCTACTTGAAGAGCGCATAAAAGAGCAAATTCGTCAAGAGAAAATTTATAAACTTATAAATGAAGAGCTAAAACCAAAATTTGCTGAAGCTGCGGTTGAGAAATTTAAATTTGACGTGCCAAAAAATATCGTCGAGCAAGAGATCGATATGCAGTTTAGAAACGCATGGAGCTCATTTACTCCAGATGATATGAAGAAATTTAGAGAAGACAAAGACGCTCTAGCCAAAAAACGTGACGAGTATAGAAAAGACGCTGAAAATAGCGTTCGCCTAACTTTCATCATAGATGAGCTAGCTCGCGTAAGAGGCGTGAAAGTGAGCGATCAAGAGGTCGTTCAAGCGATCTATTTTGAGGCATATAGAAGCGGTCAAGATCCAAAAGCACACCTTGAGATGTACCGCAACCAAGGCATGCTTCCAGCTATAAAGATGTCGATGATCGAGGAGAAGCTATTTAGCGAGCTTTTCAACAAAGAAAAAGATGAGAAAAAAGCAAGCAAAAAAGAGAAGGCTGAGTAA
- the fliI gene encoding flagellar protein export ATPase FliI — protein MSLERINSRLKEGVKLSNTFGVITKITATTIEITGLRPSIGDIVRIVAKDKSKNGLGMVTQIKTDGAYISPFGFVEGFRIGDFVYESDQGMSIPVGPNLLGRVVDPFMKPIDGKGAIDTTEYMPIMRAPIDAMKRGLINEPFSVGIKTIDGLLTCGKGQKLGIFAGSGVGKSTLMGMIVKNTLAPIKVVALIGERGREVPEFIEKNLGGDLEGTVIIVATSDDSSLMRKYGAFCAMSVAEYFKQQGNDVLFIMDSVTRFAMAQREIGLALGEPPTSKGYPPSSLTLLPQLMERAGKEEGKGSITAFFTVLVEGDDMSDPIADQSRSILDGHIVLSRELTDFGIYPPINIQNSASRVMGDVIGKEHKLNAMKFKRLYSLLKENEVLLRIGAYQKGSDKELDLAISKKEFMESFLKQSSEETFALEEVEELLDKINQ, from the coding sequence TTGAGTTTAGAGCGTATAAATTCAAGGCTTAAAGAGGGCGTAAAGCTCTCAAATACCTTCGGTGTCATAACAAAGATCACAGCTACTACGATAGAGATCACCGGACTTCGCCCAAGTATCGGCGACATCGTGCGCATAGTGGCAAAAGACAAGAGTAAAAACGGCCTTGGCATGGTCACGCAGATAAAGACAGATGGCGCTTATATCAGTCCATTTGGCTTTGTCGAGGGTTTTAGGATAGGCGACTTTGTCTATGAGAGCGATCAGGGCATGAGCATACCGGTGGGGCCAAATTTACTTGGTCGCGTGGTTGATCCATTTATGAAGCCAATTGATGGCAAAGGGGCGATTGATACGACTGAATATATGCCGATCATGAGAGCGCCCATAGATGCGATGAAAAGGGGGCTTATAAACGAGCCTTTTAGCGTTGGCATAAAGACGATAGATGGGCTGCTTACTTGTGGCAAAGGGCAAAAGCTGGGAATTTTCGCAGGTTCAGGCGTGGGCAAATCAACCCTCATGGGCATGATCGTAAAAAATACGCTAGCCCCCATAAAAGTAGTCGCGCTAATAGGCGAGCGTGGCCGTGAGGTGCCTGAATTTATCGAAAAAAACCTAGGCGGCGACCTAGAGGGCACGGTAATCATCGTAGCGACCAGTGATGATAGCTCGCTCATGCGAAAGTACGGTGCCTTTTGTGCGATGAGCGTGGCTGAATACTTCAAACAGCAGGGCAACGACGTGCTTTTCATCATGGATAGCGTCACTCGTTTTGCGATGGCGCAGCGTGAGATCGGCCTTGCGCTTGGCGAGCCACCGACCTCAAAGGGCTATCCGCCAAGCTCGCTCACACTCTTGCCACAGCTAATGGAACGCGCCGGCAAAGAGGAGGGCAAGGGCAGTATCACGGCATTTTTCACCGTGCTAGTCGAGGGCGATGATATGAGCGACCCGATAGCTGACCAAAGCCGCTCTATCCTAGACGGCCACATCGTGCTAAGCCGCGAGCTAACGGACTTTGGCATCTACCCACCTATCAATATACAAAACTCGGCCTCGCGTGTCATGGGCGACGTGATCGGCAAAGAACACAAGCTAAATGCGATGAAATTTAAGCGACTTTACTCGCTTTTAAAAGAAAATGAGGTCTTGCTTCGTATCGGCGCATATCAAAAGGGCAGCGACAAGGAGCTTGACCTTGCGATCTCGAAGAAAGAATTTATGGAGAGCTTCTTAAAACAAAGCTCAGAAGAGACCTTTGCGCTTGAAGAGGTCGAAGAGTTGCTTGATAAGATCAATCAGTAA
- a CDS encoding YifB family Mg chelatase-like AAA ATPase encodes MKSLRCATYGDGLKIIDVESIFSRGLPGFSIVGLASTSIKESTERVKAALLALDFSFPAQKITINLSPSDLPKSGSHFDLAIALLIALQKAKSLEKIFVFGELGLDGSVKSTANLFSILLFLSTQVKNLKVLVPKEIAQKASMIPNLEIYAVSTLEEAIRFFNDAEFAKSIRFNATHELFSNVIEISGKRYVPNLNFELDFKDVLGQERAKRACVIAAVGMHNILFEGSPGSGKSMCAKRLVYIMAPQSLEEVLKSAAYRSLNLQDSEFTSIRAFRSPHHTSTKSSIFGGGSNVAKIGEIALANGGVLFFDEFPHFSKQVIESLREPLEDNQIHIARVNSKVTYETKFIFVAAQNPCPCGNLFSRNLNCKCSENEIKNYKSRISAPVLDRIDLKVAMDESSPGDKASLSSQQMSDMVLKAFMFQKKRDQDELNGKLNDAQVEKFCLLDNEAREILQKAASRYNLSQRGIKRTLRVARSIADLDDSEQILKPHILEALSFRA; translated from the coding sequence ATGAAGTCTTTAAGATGTGCTACTTACGGCGATGGGCTAAAGATAATTGACGTTGAGTCTATCTTCTCTCGTGGGCTTCCTGGTTTTAGCATCGTTGGGCTTGCAAGCACAAGTATAAAAGAGAGCACAGAACGTGTAAAGGCAGCACTTCTGGCACTTGATTTTTCCTTCCCGGCACAAAAGATAACCATAAATTTATCCCCTTCAGATCTGCCAAAAAGTGGCTCACATTTTGACCTAGCTATCGCCCTTCTTATAGCTCTTCAAAAGGCAAAAAGCTTAGAGAAAATTTTTGTCTTTGGCGAGCTTGGACTTGATGGAAGCGTAAAAAGCACAGCAAATTTATTCTCGATCCTTCTTTTTTTAAGCACGCAGGTAAAAAACTTAAAAGTCTTGGTGCCAAAAGAGATAGCGCAAAAAGCTTCTATGATCCCAAATTTAGAGATTTATGCGGTTAGTACTCTAGAGGAAGCGATTAGATTTTTTAATGACGCAGAATTTGCAAAAAGCATACGTTTTAACGCTACACATGAGCTATTTTCAAACGTTATAGAAATTTCTGGCAAAAGATACGTTCCAAATTTAAACTTCGAGCTTGATTTTAAGGATGTTTTGGGTCAAGAAAGAGCTAAAAGAGCCTGCGTCATCGCAGCTGTTGGTATGCACAATATTTTATTTGAAGGTAGCCCAGGTAGCGGCAAAAGCATGTGTGCAAAACGCCTCGTTTATATCATGGCACCACAAAGCCTAGAAGAGGTGTTAAAGTCTGCCGCCTACCGATCGCTAAATTTGCAAGATAGCGAATTTACAAGTATTAGAGCTTTTCGCTCGCCGCACCACACCTCGACTAAAAGCTCTATCTTTGGTGGTGGCTCAAATGTCGCAAAGATCGGTGAGATCGCGCTTGCAAATGGTGGAGTACTTTTTTTTGATGAGTTTCCTCACTTTTCTAAACAGGTGATAGAAAGCCTTAGAGAGCCACTTGAAGACAATCAAATCCACATCGCAAGGGTAAATTCAAAAGTGACTTATGAAACGAAATTTATCTTCGTAGCAGCTCAAAATCCATGTCCTTGTGGAAATTTATTCTCTCGCAATCTAAACTGCAAATGCAGCGAAAATGAGATAAAAAACTATAAATCAAGAATTTCAGCTCCAGTGCTCGACCGCATTGATTTAAAAGTTGCTATGGACGAGAGTTCGCCAGGTGACAAGGCGAGTTTGAGCTCACAACAGATGAGCGATATGGTTTTAAAGGCGTTTATGTTTCAAAAAAAGCGCGATCAAGATGAGCTAAACGGCAAGCTAAATGATGCACAAGTAGAAAAATTTTGTCTACTGGATAATGAAGCAAGAGAAATTTTACAAAAGGCAGCCTCGAGGTACAATCTTTCTCAAAGAGGCATAAAAAGGACACTTAGAGTGGCTAGAAGTATCGCTGACCTTGATGATAGCGAGCAAATTTTAAAGCCCCATATCTTAGAGGCGCTTAGTTTTAGGGCATAA
- a CDS encoding ATP-binding protein — MKYLLDFLNQDLKKSKIYELIKCGDEEGEILKYLSKAYVQGTANMSVFELLGAVFGTQNDKQLLYLKFIKNLLDSGWIVQNYSLFKIPESTQRASAQGLLSLLHSEISLSSTFLKILEDGNADINLPELTPYEDHLEYLKDQFLKVELYSKAAIFENSSSDAKKRINEQISELTKRINERVKLSKISLKIEQIFKENSLDEKEQIIFLALLKEEYAGDFENGRDLNTLVGLISKDELERIKNRTLLEDGSRLIEGALIDYDEVLNAYGNVSKSFFINEEILQSIMHPKNDKNSKKIKIESLVKEQEIFELIEPVTSLEDVVLNEKTKQLLSTILKQVDKKVLARLSSWGIKTRKNIDAKIIFYGEPGTGKTMSAVGLAKSLKKQILSFDCSKILSKYVGESEQNVRKIFDTYKEICKKSGSEPVLLLNEADQFLSTRVESSSGAEKMHNQMQNIFLEQIERFEGVLIATTNFLQSLDVAFSRRFDYKIEFKKPDYNGRLAIWRKILPENASFEDGFSVERLAEFNLSGAQIVLALKNTALKVAIKDDGIFTFEDFKTTIERELNSSFGEDKKMGFGS, encoded by the coding sequence GTGAAATACTTGCTTGATTTTTTAAACCAGGACCTCAAAAAAAGCAAAATTTACGAGCTGATAAAGTGCGGCGATGAAGAGGGAGAAATTTTAAAATATCTAAGTAAAGCTTATGTGCAAGGAACAGCTAATATGAGCGTTTTTGAGCTACTTGGAGCAGTCTTTGGCACGCAAAATGATAAGCAGCTTTTGTATCTAAAATTTATAAAAAATTTGCTTGATAGCGGTTGGATTGTACAAAATTATAGTCTTTTTAAAATACCTGAGAGTACGCAAAGGGCTTCAGCTCAAGGGCTTCTTTCGTTGCTTCATTCTGAAATTTCACTCTCAAGCACGTTTTTAAAAATTCTAGAAGATGGCAACGCTGATATAAATTTACCAGAGCTTACGCCATATGAGGATCATTTGGAGTATTTAAAAGATCAGTTTTTAAAGGTAGAGCTTTACTCAAAGGCTGCTATTTTTGAAAACAGCTCAAGTGATGCCAAAAAGCGTATAAATGAGCAAATTTCTGAGCTTACAAAGCGTATAAATGAGCGTGTAAAACTAAGCAAGATTAGTCTAAAAATAGAGCAAATCTTTAAAGAAAATTCGCTGGATGAAAAAGAGCAGATCATATTTTTAGCCCTTTTAAAAGAGGAGTACGCAGGCGACTTTGAAAACGGCCGTGATCTAAACACACTAGTTGGACTAATAAGCAAAGACGAGCTTGAACGCATCAAAAATCGCACTCTTTTAGAGGACGGCTCAAGGCTCATTGAAGGTGCGCTGATCGATTATGACGAGGTTTTAAACGCTTATGGCAACGTTAGCAAGAGCTTTTTTATAAACGAAGAAATTTTGCAAAGCATAATGCACCCAAAAAATGACAAAAACAGCAAGAAAATCAAGATCGAAAGCCTGGTAAAAGAGCAAGAAATTTTTGAGCTCATTGAGCCGGTAACTAGCCTAGAAGACGTCGTGCTAAATGAAAAGACAAAGCAGCTTTTAAGCACGATACTAAAGCAAGTAGATAAAAAAGTACTCGCCAGACTTAGCAGCTGGGGCATAAAAACTAGAAAAAACATAGATGCCAAGATCATCTTTTACGGCGAGCCTGGCACTGGTAAGACCATGAGCGCAGTTGGGCTTGCAAAGAGCCTAAAGAAGCAAATTCTAAGCTTTGACTGCTCAAAAATTTTAAGCAAATATGTCGGCGAGAGCGAGCAAAATGTAAGGAAAATTTTTGACACTTACAAAGAAATTTGCAAAAAAAGTGGCAGCGAGCCGGTGCTTTTACTAAACGAGGCCGATCAGTTTTTAAGCACGAGAGTGGAGAGCTCAAGCGGGGCTGAAAAGATGCATAATCAAATGCAAAATATCTTTTTAGAGCAGATCGAGCGCTTTGAAGGCGTGTTGATCGCTACGACAAATTTCTTACAAAGCCTTGACGTGGCGTTTTCTAGAAGGTTTGATTATAAGATCGAGTTTAAAAAGCCTGATTATAACGGCAGGCTTGCCATTTGGCGTAAAATTTTGCCTGAAAATGCGAGCTTTGAAGATGGCTTTAGCGTAGAAAGACTGGCTGAGTTTAACCTAAGTGGCGCACAGATCGTCCTTGCACTAAAAAATACCGCTTTAAAAGTGGCGATAAAAGATGATGGGATTTTTACCTTTGAGGACTTTAAAACGACGATAGAGCGCGAACTAAACTCAAGCTTTGGCGAGGATAAAAAGATGGGATTTGGCTCTTAA
- a CDS encoding fatty acid--CoA ligase: MRYSYNNFYEILTKVAKENPNQVALFEEKEKLKYRELKQNVDKVAAYLQLAGVKFGDKVAMAVTNSKEFIISYLAITAIGGIAVPMNTFLKANEFEYIINDCGAKVLFASSSLAKELIALNELEILRKIIWIGAIPKKLQSASKDEYIDTDEEYGESAYLTSTPQISKEDMSKGYENNGLIKNINFTETLNHKYALSIAKHPAIDDLMHIIYTSGTTGKPKGAMISYRNIFSNLIGAHDRFIVKKSDRFIVFLPMFHSFTLTAMVLLPIFASASMVLVKSVFPFSNVLKQTLLKRVTVFLGIPAIYTAIGKAKIPWYFRWFNRIRLFVSGAAPLAKQTIDDFRVKFPRATLVEGYGLSECSPVVAANLYDKQKLLSVGPVLDGYEVKIVNDEMMELPIGQIGEIIVKGDCVMQGYYGMPSITDETIINGWLKTGDLGKVDEEGFIYIVDRKKDLIISKGINIYPREIEEVIYKLEAVEATAVIGVKDVHADEEVVAFIQVKDGMDLDEKTVREHLKKNLANFKIPKSIYFAEELPRNATGKVLKRVLKEQIEQMKDKF; the protein is encoded by the coding sequence ATGCGATACTCTTATAATAATTTTTATGAAATTTTAACCAAAGTAGCAAAGGAAAATCCAAATCAAGTAGCTCTTTTTGAAGAAAAAGAGAAACTAAAATATCGCGAATTAAAGCAAAATGTCGATAAAGTGGCAGCTTATTTGCAACTTGCTGGAGTAAAATTTGGTGATAAAGTGGCTATGGCGGTTACAAACTCGAAAGAATTTATTATTTCATACCTTGCGATAACTGCAATAGGCGGTATCGCAGTGCCTATGAATACTTTTTTAAAAGCAAATGAGTTTGAATATATCATAAATGATTGCGGTGCAAAGGTGCTTTTTGCGTCTAGCTCGCTTGCAAAAGAGTTAATCGCATTAAATGAGCTTGAAATTTTAAGAAAGATAATATGGATCGGAGCAATACCAAAGAAGCTTCAAAGTGCTTCAAAAGATGAATATATAGACACTGACGAAGAGTATGGCGAGAGCGCGTATCTCACTTCAACTCCTCAAATTTCAAAAGAGGATATGAGTAAGGGCTATGAAAATAATGGGCTCATTAAAAACATAAATTTTACAGAAACTCTAAATCACAAATATGCTCTTAGTATCGCAAAGCATCCGGCAATAGATGATTTAATGCATATAATTTACACTTCAGGCACTACTGGCAAGCCAAAGGGTGCGATGATAAGCTATAGAAATATCTTTTCAAATTTAATTGGAGCCCATGATCGTTTTATAGTGAAAAAAAGCGATCGTTTCATAGTCTTTTTACCGATGTTTCATAGTTTTACACTAACTGCAATGGTGTTGCTTCCGATATTCGCGAGCGCTTCGATGGTTCTTGTAAAATCAGTATTTCCATTTTCAAATGTACTAAAACAAACTTTGCTAAAGCGTGTAACTGTATTTTTGGGAATCCCAGCCATCTATACAGCTATTGGTAAAGCAAAAATTCCTTGGTATTTTAGATGGTTTAACCGCATTAGATTATTTGTAAGTGGTGCGGCTCCGCTTGCAAAGCAGACGATAGATGACTTTAGAGTGAAATTTCCGCGTGCAACACTTGTCGAGGGATATGGCCTTAGCGAATGCTCACCAGTCGTAGCTGCAAATTTATATGATAAACAAAAGCTTTTAAGTGTAGGGCCTGTGCTTGATGGTTATGAGGTAAAGATAGTAAATGATGAGATGATGGAGCTTCCAATTGGCCAGATCGGTGAGATCATTGTAAAGGGCGACTGCGTCATGCAAGGCTACTATGGTATGCCAAGCATCACTGATGAGACCATCATAAACGGCTGGTTAAAGACCGGAGATCTTGGCAAAGTCGATGAAGAAGGCTTTATATATATCGTTGATCGCAAAAAAGATCTTATCATATCAAAGGGTATCAACATCTATCCGCGTGAGATCGAAGAGGTTATTTACAAACTTGAAGCAGTTGAAGCAACAGCGGTAATTGGCGTAAAAGATGTACATGCTGATGAAGAGGTCGTCGCTTTCATACAAGTAAAAGATGGTATGGATCTTGATGAAAAAACAGTAAGGGAGCATTTGAAGAAAAATTTAGCAAATTTCAAGATACCAAAGAGTATCTATTTTGCCGAAGAGTTGCCTAGAAATGCTACTGGTAAGGTGCTAAAACGTGTATTAAAAGAACAAATAGAGCAGATGAAGGATAAATTTTAG